From Candidatus Margulisiibacteriota bacterium, one genomic window encodes:
- a CDS encoding transketolase — MLTANQLTYLHNISAKIRKHIIEMTHYAKSGHPGGSMSMTDIVTFLYFNWLNIDPEQPKKADRDIFVLCKGHAAPALYSAMAIKGFFPEEELKTLRCIGSRLQGHPDMNKLPGIEMSTGSLGQGLSVSVGMSLALKLDNKKNRVYAVMGDGELQEGQVWEAMMSAAHYKCDNLCVFVDNNKQQIDGNITNVMGIEPLTDKLKAFGWEVINIDGHDFEQIESALVTADKVVGKPTVIIAATVKGKGVSFMESQLCFHGAPCNDEQKAIACSELDKKMGVCGCQE, encoded by the coding sequence ATGTTAACAGCAAACCAATTAACTTATCTTCATAATATCTCCGCCAAAATACGAAAGCATATAATCGAGATGACACATTATGCTAAATCGGGTCACCCTGGTGGCTCAATGTCTATGACTGATATTGTTACTTTTTTATATTTTAATTGGTTAAATATTGACCCAGAACAGCCTAAAAAAGCAGACAGAGATATTTTTGTTTTATGTAAGGGTCATGCTGCACCTGCTTTGTATTCAGCAATGGCAATAAAAGGATTCTTTCCAGAAGAAGAGCTTAAAACACTTAGATGTATTGGTTCGAGATTGCAGGGTCATCCAGATATGAATAAATTACCGGGGATAGAGATGTCTACTGGTTCATTAGGACAAGGGTTGTCAGTTTCAGTTGGGATGAGTTTGGCGCTGAAGTTAGATAACAAAAAGAATCGCGTCTATGCAGTTATGGGAGATGGCGAGTTACAAGAAGGACAAGTGTGGGAAGCAATGATGTCAGCCGCGCATTATAAATGTGATAATCTGTGTGTTTTTGTAGATAATAATAAGCAACAGATAGATGGTAATATTACTAATGTAATGGGAATAGAGCCATTAACTGATAAACTTAAAGCCTTTGGCTGGGAAGTTATTAATATTGATGGTCATGATTTTGAGCAAATTGAGAGTGCTTTAGTAACGGCAGACAAAGTAGTTGGGAAGCCGACTGTTATAATAGCGGCGACAGTTAAGGGCAAGGGCGTGTCTTTTATGGAGAGCCAGCTTTGCTTTCATGGTGCTCCTTGTAACGATGAACAGAAAGCAATAGCTTGTAGTGAGTTAGATAAAAAAATGGGAGTTTGTGGATGTCAGGAGTAG
- the murB gene encoding UDP-N-acetylmuramate dehydrogenase: MIVSTINAQEISASRCLGENYQIHFPENISELIEINEDAFILGNGTNTLFISNQKNQFVSLKKLAKYELKKNILYAEAGILLPNLIKNLKAQNIGGLEFTYPIPATLGGAIYQNFGAFDKTISDLIIEVNCFDLKNKKHLTLSKQECAFGYRHSVFKTNKYLITACLLQLENKDSGTIQNNCSTFKQKRELSHPLAYTLGSIFKNPKGFSAGKLIDDCELKGYSYKSVQICNTHANVILCNKNSKAEDFVELIKIIQTKVSTNFQIKLEPEIKIY; the protein is encoded by the coding sequence ATGATTGTTAGCACTATAAATGCTCAAGAGATAAGTGCTTCTCGTTGCCTTGGAGAAAACTACCAAATACATTTTCCAGAAAATATTTCTGAATTAATTGAGATAAACGAAGATGCTTTTATTTTAGGAAATGGAACAAACACGCTTTTTATTAGCAATCAAAAAAACCAATTTGTATCGTTAAAAAAACTTGCAAAATACGAACTAAAGAAAAATATTCTTTATGCTGAAGCTGGTATCTTGCTACCTAATTTGATTAAAAATCTAAAAGCTCAGAATATCGGAGGACTTGAATTTACTTATCCAATCCCTGCTACTTTAGGTGGTGCTATTTATCAAAACTTTGGAGCCTTTGATAAAACCATAAGCGATTTAATCATAGAGGTTAATTGCTTTGATTTAAAAAACAAAAAGCACCTAACGCTCTCTAAGCAAGAATGTGCTTTTGGTTACAGGCATTCTGTTTTTAAAACTAATAAATACTTAATTACTGCTTGCTTATTACAACTAGAAAACAAAGATTCTGGAACAATACAAAACAACTGTAGTACCTTTAAACAAAAAAGAGAGCTTTCGCATCCTCTAGCTTATACATTAGGAAGCATTTTCAAAAACCCTAAAGGGTTCTCTGCTGGTAAACTTATTGATGACTGCGAGCTAAAAGGCTACTCATATAAATCAGTACAAATTTGTAACACTCATGCCAACGTTATCTTATGCAATAAAAATTCAAAAGCTGAGGATTTTGTTGAACTCATTAAAATTATCCAAACCAAAGTAAGTACTAATTTTCAAATTAAGCTAGAACCTGAAATTAAAATATACTAA
- a CDS encoding ATP-binding cassette domain-containing protein: MIRLRNVTKKYQDFVVLNHINLHIAKDEFVFLVGPTGAGKTTILSLLTREQTPESGKIYMGMTSINELNEKQVSNLRKNIGFVFQDFKILNRTIYENLAYVLKIQGERKKIIVEKIERVAELVGLESKLHCYPYQLSGGEQQKACIARAIINKPPVLLADEPTGNLDPDASLEIIQLMSKINLDNTTVVVATHDKAIVDLMRKRVIALHGGNIIRDQQMGSYHEC; encoded by the coding sequence GTGATTAGGCTAAGGAACGTTACTAAAAAATATCAAGACTTTGTTGTTCTTAACCATATAAATCTTCATATAGCTAAAGATGAGTTTGTTTTTTTAGTTGGGCCTACTGGTGCAGGAAAAACTACTATTTTGAGCCTTTTAACAAGAGAGCAAACTCCTGAATCTGGCAAAATATACATGGGGATGACTAGTATTAATGAGCTTAATGAGAAGCAAGTTTCTAATTTGAGAAAAAACATAGGATTTGTTTTTCAAGATTTTAAGATACTAAATAGAACTATTTATGAAAACTTAGCTTATGTTTTAAAAATTCAAGGTGAACGAAAGAAGATTATCGTAGAGAAGATCGAACGGGTGGCAGAGTTAGTAGGGTTGGAAAGCAAGCTACACTGTTATCCTTATCAGCTTTCAGGTGGTGAACAGCAAAAGGCGTGTATCGCGCGTGCAATAATTAACAAACCTCCAGTTTTACTTGCTGATGAGCCAACAGGTAATCTTGATCCTGATGCGTCACTTGAAATAATCCAGTTAATGTCAAAAATCAATTTAGACAATACGACTGTAGTTGTTGCAACACATGACAAGGCAATAGTCGATCTTATGAGAAAAAGAGTAATTGCTTTACATGGTGGCAATATAATCCGAGATCAGCAAATGGGCAGTTATCATGAGTGTTAG
- a CDS encoding peptidylprolyl isomerase, whose amino-acid sequence MLNFLRERAKEILTITVVLFVLSFLGIGAYSFLNQGNGEENKEEATSALGLLNGKPLDGYYYNRQFNQAFSNIPSEQRMLLDPDVVDYYRYQAFQETVANMLMMDEANREGIKVFPQEFNYRMEQLVKAYGLKNVGALKKLIKDNKIEWKVFKEQQKNDIIVSKFLGGITSRVRVTPLDREMAFTEAKVRHILIKVDQQATDNMEEDLIKLKKAETIYEMVLSNKKNFAKIAEKYSEDTASAEKGGDLGWVGRGQMVPEFESMLHTLTKGEIGGPIRTIYGYHIILVEDKREKDKPADLTDERVDQIILQQKQQEAIQEWLKPLKLSANIEIIDSQIKAYDYKVNQQYEEALIEYQKALMANSELLTYTQIARMLDRLGNKDEAIRAIRKALILQNRLQGYRYPSLYFAGLDLFIKYKLTDLYSSLIDDALVTFKGKEVVLSVLDKNYKNKMTKEQKSNLDEQLKLIDDQKKEAEATKKKDSLNPFSALEALDSLTENSLAK is encoded by the coding sequence ATGTTAAATTTTTTGAGGGAGAGAGCTAAAGAAATATTAACAATAACAGTCGTGTTATTTGTCTTATCATTTTTAGGAATTGGGGCGTATTCTTTTTTGAATCAAGGTAATGGTGAAGAAAACAAAGAGGAAGCAACTTCTGCCTTAGGTTTGTTAAATGGGAAACCATTGGATGGTTATTATTATAATAGGCAATTTAATCAAGCTTTTTCTAATATTCCTAGTGAGCAACGGATGCTTTTGGATCCGGATGTAGTGGATTATTATCGTTATCAGGCCTTTCAAGAAACAGTAGCAAACATGTTAATGATGGACGAAGCTAATCGAGAAGGGATAAAAGTTTTCCCTCAGGAGTTTAATTATAGGATGGAACAGCTAGTTAAGGCTTATGGCTTAAAGAATGTAGGTGCGTTAAAGAAGCTCATAAAAGATAATAAGATAGAGTGGAAAGTTTTTAAAGAACAACAGAAGAATGATATTATTGTTTCAAAATTTTTAGGTGGTATCACTAGCAGGGTTAGAGTTACACCTTTGGATAGGGAAATGGCTTTTACGGAGGCTAAAGTTAGACATATTTTGATAAAAGTTGACCAACAAGCAACAGATAATATGGAAGAAGACCTAATTAAATTAAAGAAAGCAGAAACAATTTATGAAATGGTTCTGAGTAACAAAAAAAACTTTGCGAAAATAGCAGAAAAATATTCAGAGGATACTGCGTCAGCTGAAAAAGGTGGGGATTTGGGCTGGGTCGGTCGAGGACAGATGGTCCCAGAATTTGAGTCCATGTTGCATACACTAACAAAGGGTGAAATAGGTGGTCCAATAAGAACTATTTACGGGTACCATATTATTTTAGTTGAAGATAAGAGAGAAAAAGATAAACCAGCAGACCTGACAGATGAACGTGTAGATCAGATAATCTTGCAACAAAAGCAACAGGAAGCCATTCAGGAATGGCTGAAGCCACTAAAGTTGTCAGCTAATATCGAAATAATAGATTCTCAAATAAAGGCCTATGATTACAAAGTTAATCAGCAGTATGAAGAGGCTTTAATTGAGTATCAAAAAGCGTTGATGGCTAATAGTGAACTACTTACTTATACTCAGATTGCTAGGATGCTAGATAGATTGGGCAACAAAGATGAAGCAATAAGAGCTATCAGGAAAGCGCTGATACTGCAAAATAGGCTTCAAGGATACCGTTACCCTTCATTATATTTTGCAGGGCTAGATCTTTTTATTAAGTATAAACTAACTGATCTTTATTCTAGTTTAATAGATGATGCTTTGGTTACATTCAAAGGGAAAGAAGTAGTTTTGAGTGTTTTAGATAAGAATTATAAAAACAAAATGACCAAAGAACAGAAATCTAATCTAGATGAACAATTAAAGTTAATTGATGATCAAAAGAAGGAAGCAGAAGCAACGAAAAAGAAAGATTCACTTAATCCTTTTTCAGCATTAGAGGCGTTGGATAGCTTAACAGAAAATAGTTTAGCAAAATAG
- a CDS encoding permease-like cell division protein FtsX has product MSVRVLIFLFEESISSIKQNAVMTFLSFLTVTLSLSVLAMFLIVFMNINSMITAIGDDLNISAYLTRDVTEARLRQVSDQIKMIKGVKSLSVVTKESAWEDLKGKLQYQKEIIELIPSNPLPDLIIIKLKKVNNTDSVLKELKFIKDIEEVRHGKTIVNKFRSIVKLFDLIGGLIVILLLFSTFTIISSTINITMIAKEKEIKIMKLVGATNGFVESVFVLEAFIIGLLGSLMAVGLINLIFFLVNSNLQQVFHFAYVFTKQMNFVSLNIFIISIGLAISVSASFFSVKSLLKNILKKYS; this is encoded by the coding sequence ATGAGTGTTAGAGTTTTAATTTTTTTATTTGAAGAGTCAATTAGCTCAATTAAACAGAATGCTGTCATGACTTTCTTATCTTTTCTTACGGTAACACTTTCACTATCTGTGTTAGCAATGTTTTTGATAGTGTTTATGAACATTAATTCCATGATAACGGCTATAGGTGATGACCTTAATATTTCTGCTTATTTGACTCGTGATGTCACAGAAGCGCGGTTGCGCCAAGTTAGTGATCAGATAAAGATGATTAAAGGTGTAAAATCCTTATCTGTAGTGACTAAAGAATCTGCTTGGGAAGACCTTAAAGGCAAGCTTCAATACCAAAAAGAAATAATCGAGCTTATCCCTAGTAATCCTTTGCCAGACTTGATAATCATTAAATTAAAGAAGGTTAATAACACTGATAGTGTTTTAAAAGAATTGAAGTTTATAAAAGATATTGAAGAAGTAAGACATGGTAAAACTATTGTTAATAAATTTAGAAGCATTGTTAAGTTGTTTGATTTAATAGGAGGTTTAATCGTTATCTTGCTACTTTTTTCAACATTTACAATCATTTCAAGTACTATCAATATCACGATGATAGCTAAAGAAAAAGAAATAAAAATAATGAAATTAGTGGGTGCAACCAATGGTTTTGTGGAATCTGTTTTTGTCTTAGAAGCTTTTATTATTGGGCTGCTAGGTTCTTTAATGGCAGTTGGTCTTATTAATTTGATATTTTTTCTTGTAAATAGTAATTTACAACAGGTCTTTCATTTTGCTTATGTTTTTACAAAGCAAATGAATTTTGTTTCTTTAAATATTTTTATTATCAGTATAGGATTAGCAATTAGTGTTAGTGCCAGTTTTTTTTCAGTAAAAAGTTTATTAAAGAATATTTTAAAAAAGTATAGCTAG
- the murC gene encoding UDP-N-acetylmuramate--L-alanine ligase encodes MILENKNIHFIGIGGSGMNPIASVLVDMGYKISGSDIKENIHTLLLKDKGVQIFYGHDVSNIRTAEIVVISAAIKANNVELKGAISHNLPILKRAEMLSYIMDQHNIRLAVAGTHGKTTVTSFISHYLCSIGRKPTYIIGAPLKNTTIASQYGQKDFCVAEADESDRSFLFLNPNIIVITNIEEEHMDQFKDIKDILDAFNNFIKRLDKNNNLLIVNGDNENIKKLNVKGKKVITYGFNNNNTVQAKNLIQTDGRKSFDVYVDGELIASQVKLNIPGKHNIENCLTVFALAKNFNLSYSDVVKSFQTFEGASRRFHKAGEVNDIMIFDDYAHHPTEIKSTLEAAKEYNRRIIAIFQPHRYSRFAAFQKDFVTSLSVADKVFFTEVYAAGEDPGNVKAIDILPMFEKNKAEFIPIVSNIPPKVAEIAKAGDLIITLGAGDVTFVSKEIVQILNMKKVDN; translated from the coding sequence ATGATACTAGAAAATAAAAACATTCATTTTATTGGAATAGGCGGAAGCGGAATGAACCCGATTGCTTCTGTGCTTGTTGATATGGGATACAAAATCTCCGGCAGTGACATAAAAGAAAACATCCATACTCTTTTGCTGAAAGATAAAGGTGTTCAAATATTCTATGGACATGATGTAAGTAATATTAGAACGGCAGAAATTGTAGTAATTTCTGCTGCAATTAAAGCAAATAACGTTGAATTAAAAGGAGCAATTAGTCATAACCTCCCTATTCTAAAAAGAGCAGAAATGCTCTCATATATTATGGATCAACACAACATTCGTCTTGCAGTAGCAGGAACGCATGGAAAAACAACAGTAACCAGCTTCATCTCTCACTATCTTTGCTCTATTGGAAGAAAACCAACCTACATTATTGGTGCACCGTTAAAAAACACTACAATTGCCTCCCAGTATGGTCAAAAGGATTTTTGCGTTGCTGAAGCAGATGAAAGTGACCGCTCTTTTCTTTTTTTGAATCCTAATATTATTGTAATCACAAACATAGAAGAAGAGCATATGGACCAATTTAAAGATATTAAAGATATTTTAGATGCATTTAATAACTTTATTAAAAGACTCGATAAAAACAACAATCTTCTGATTGTTAATGGTGACAATGAAAACATTAAAAAATTGAATGTTAAAGGCAAAAAAGTTATAACCTATGGCTTTAATAATAATAATACAGTACAAGCTAAAAACTTAATCCAAACGGATGGTAGAAAATCTTTTGACGTCTATGTTGATGGAGAACTAATTGCCTCTCAAGTTAAATTAAACATACCTGGTAAACATAACATTGAAAACTGTTTAACTGTTTTTGCTTTAGCAAAAAACTTTAACCTCAGTTACTCTGATGTAGTTAAATCATTCCAGACATTTGAAGGCGCAAGTCGCAGATTTCACAAGGCTGGCGAAGTTAATGACATTATGATATTTGATGACTATGCCCATCACCCAACTGAAATTAAATCCACACTAGAAGCAGCCAAAGAGTACAACAGAAGAATAATCGCGATTTTCCAACCACATCGTTATTCAAGATTTGCAGCTTTTCAAAAGGATTTTGTTACATCACTATCTGTCGCTGATAAAGTCTTCTTTACGGAAGTTTATGCTGCTGGAGAAGACCCAGGTAATGTCAAAGCAATAGACATTTTACCTATGTTTGAAAAAAATAAAGCTGAATTTATCCCCATAGTTAGTAATATTCCTCCGAAAGTAGCAGAAATTGCAAAAGCTGGTGATTTGATTATAACTTTAGGAGCAGGAGATGTAACCTTCGTTTCCAAAGAAATTGTACAAATTCTAAACATGAAAAAAGTAGACAACTAA
- a CDS encoding transketolase family protein produces MSGVAAMRDYYAKVLIALGKKNKDIVVLDADLSCSTRTEKFAKEFPDRFFNAGIAEQDCIGMSAGFACMGKTVFASSFAMFITGRTWEQIRNSVCYPNLNVKVCATHAGITVGEDGASHQALEDIALMRILPNMRVIVPADALEAEQAIHFVAKESGPFYVRMSRGATPVIFNEGECDFQLGKNKVLKEGKDVTIMASGIMVKMALDAADVLEKEHEVSAAVVNVSSIKPLDEENIYKMAVSTGAFVTAEEHSIFGGVGSAIAEVTARKCPVPIEMLGIAGVFGESGKPDALLEKHGLNVKGIVSKALLAVSRK; encoded by the coding sequence ATGTCAGGAGTAGCAGCAATGAGAGATTATTATGCAAAAGTATTAATCGCTTTAGGTAAGAAAAACAAAGATATTGTTGTTTTAGATGCAGACTTATCTTGCTCAACCAGAACAGAGAAGTTTGCCAAAGAGTTTCCGGATAGATTTTTTAATGCCGGAATAGCTGAACAAGATTGTATTGGAATGTCTGCAGGCTTTGCTTGTATGGGTAAAACAGTTTTTGCAAGTTCCTTTGCAATGTTTATTACTGGGAGAACATGGGAGCAGATTAGAAATTCAGTTTGTTATCCTAATCTTAATGTAAAAGTATGTGCCACTCACGCAGGAATAACTGTGGGAGAAGATGGAGCTTCGCATCAGGCACTGGAGGATATCGCTTTAATGAGAATACTTCCCAATATGAGAGTTATAGTTCCGGCTGATGCTCTAGAAGCGGAACAAGCAATCCATTTTGTTGCCAAAGAATCTGGTCCTTTTTATGTAAGAATGAGCCGAGGAGCAACTCCTGTTATTTTTAACGAAGGGGAATGTGATTTTCAGCTAGGCAAGAATAAAGTTTTGAAAGAAGGTAAAGATGTAACAATAATGGCATCTGGAATAATGGTTAAGATGGCTTTAGATGCTGCAGATGTTTTGGAGAAAGAACATGAAGTTTCTGCCGCAGTTGTTAATGTTTCTAGTATTAAACCTCTAGATGAAGAAAATATTTATAAAATGGCTGTTAGCACAGGTGCATTTGTTACAGCTGAAGAACATTCAATCTTTGGTGGTGTTGGTAGTGCTATAGCAGAAGTAACTGCTCGCAAGTGTCCTGTTCCAATCGAAATGCTTGGTATCGCAGGAGTATTCGGGGAGAGCGGGAAACCAGATGCCCTATTAGAGAAGCATGGGCTGAATGTAAAAGGCATTGTTTCTAAAGCATTACTTGCTGTCTCACGCAAATAA
- a CDS encoding DUF1015 family protein — MVTIKAFKGIRPQKGLETKIASRPYDVLNSEEARTEAKDNNMSLYHIIKPEIDFPVGTDEHSQQVYDKALENFNKFKENNWLIQDKEEKYYIYSQKMEGRTQIGLVACSSIDDYLNGNIKKHELTRKDKEEDRMVHVKINNANIEPIFLAYPANPRIDQILEKTISKFEPEYNFTSEDGITHSFWLITSKDSINEITKIFTNIPYTYVADGHHRSAAAALVGKELREKQPSYTGKEEFNYFLTVLFPDNQLKIFDYNRLIKDLNGLTPDMFLVKLSQNFIIENKGKETYRPENKHIMGLYLDNNWYKLSFKENTYNDKDPIDALDVTTLTKFVLEPLLNIHDLRTSKRIDFVGGIRGLQELEKRVDSGEMKAAFAMYPVSMEQLMAIADNNMIMPPKTTWFEPKLRSGLIIHSLED; from the coding sequence ATGGTCACAATAAAAGCGTTCAAAGGGATTAGACCACAAAAAGGATTAGAAACAAAGATAGCTTCACGTCCATACGACGTTTTAAACTCTGAAGAAGCACGCACTGAAGCCAAAGACAACAACATGTCTCTCTATCACATAATAAAGCCAGAAATAGACTTCCCTGTCGGCACTGATGAACATTCACAGCAAGTGTATGATAAAGCGCTAGAGAATTTCAATAAATTTAAAGAAAACAATTGGCTTATTCAAGACAAAGAAGAAAAATACTATATTTACTCACAAAAAATGGAAGGAAGAACACAGATTGGACTAGTGGCTTGCTCTAGCATCGACGACTACTTAAATGGAAACATCAAGAAACACGAGCTAACCAGAAAAGACAAAGAAGAAGACAGAATGGTCCATGTCAAAATAAATAATGCTAACATTGAGCCTATTTTCTTGGCATATCCAGCAAACCCTAGAATTGACCAAATTCTTGAGAAAACAATTAGTAAGTTTGAACCTGAATATAACTTCACCTCAGAGGATGGAATTACTCATTCTTTTTGGCTTATTACAAGCAAAGATTCCATTAATGAAATTACCAAAATTTTCACAAATATACCCTATACCTATGTTGCAGATGGACACCATAGGAGTGCCGCAGCAGCATTAGTAGGCAAAGAACTTAGAGAAAAACAACCAAGCTACACTGGAAAAGAAGAATTCAATTATTTTTTAACTGTTCTTTTCCCAGATAATCAATTAAAAATTTTTGACTATAATCGCCTTATTAAAGATTTGAATGGACTTACTCCTGACATGTTCTTAGTAAAACTTTCTCAAAATTTTATTATAGAAAACAAGGGTAAAGAGACTTATCGACCAGAAAACAAACACATCATGGGTCTTTACCTAGATAACAACTGGTATAAGCTTTCTTTTAAAGAAAACACTTACAACGACAAAGACCCAATTGATGCGCTTGACGTCACAACTCTTACAAAGTTTGTATTAGAACCATTGCTTAATATTCATGACTTAAGAACAAGCAAAAGGATCGACTTTGTTGGAGGAATCAGGGGACTACAAGAACTAGAAAAAAGAGTAGACTCTGGAGAAATGAAAGCTGCCTTTGCGATGTATCCTGTTTCCATGGAGCAACTAATGGCAATAGCCGACAATAATATGATAATGCCACCTAAAACAACGTGGTTCGAACCTAAACTTCGAAGCGGACTTATAATCCACAGTCTAGAAGACTAA
- the glyS gene encoding glycine--tRNA ligase subunit beta: MNYLFEIGTEEVPARFLQSLISDLVENVTKRLEKITYHEVETFATYRRLALIIKGLSKEQSSKQEEIKGPPEKVAVNEDGSYTKAGEGFLKKFGATEGVIREGYLYVSFFEKGKLTKDILGKIVVDALSALYLPVAMKWGNETQKFYRPVHWIVSILDDTILPLEFAGIKAGNTTCGHRSFSKGLNINGAELLIDLPENYENLLLKNNVKASFLKRKEYIKSQLIKVTSNVVLDEVLLNEVCGLVENPVVLQGEFEEEFLQIPDRILITSMQKNQKYFPLIEQGKLTNKFLMVADNVNEKNSKNIIAGNQKVLRARLFDAKFFFEEDTKYDFEHFNNQLKTITFQQKLGSIYEKVARNILVAEFIIKKLKLDSKQRETVLAITGNAKADLATGMVNEFAELQGYVGQQYALKWGIDKNIADSIYEHYLPSFAGDVLPSSLIASIASVSDKIETIVGQFVIGKIPSGSQDPFGLRRQANGIVRIFYERDYFPFSLEELLEATVSLYKNFDLSKDNISKLYDFFEQRIEQYLKDQNVANDVIQTVKSFNILLLKKRLNFISILSASEKRKDVLEAIVRVLNITKDANLGELKVIDPFLFEDASERALFDTFKSLTKIERAWDDCLVQEWKLLAKTISNFFEAVMVMVDDEKIKNNRLSLLHNMRMYFEQFGDLKTLQF, encoded by the coding sequence ATGAATTATCTATTTGAAATTGGTACAGAAGAAGTCCCCGCAAGGTTTTTACAAAGCTTAATAAGTGATTTAGTTGAGAATGTTACAAAGAGACTAGAGAAAATAACTTACCATGAAGTTGAAACCTTTGCGACTTATAGAAGATTAGCTTTGATCATAAAAGGACTATCAAAAGAACAGTCCTCGAAACAAGAAGAGATAAAAGGCCCACCAGAAAAAGTTGCTGTTAATGAAGATGGAAGTTACACAAAAGCAGGAGAAGGTTTTTTGAAAAAGTTTGGAGCAACTGAGGGTGTTATCCGTGAGGGATATTTGTATGTTAGTTTTTTTGAAAAAGGCAAACTTACTAAAGATATTTTAGGAAAGATTGTTGTTGATGCGCTCTCTGCTTTGTACCTACCAGTAGCCATGAAATGGGGAAATGAGACACAGAAGTTTTATAGACCAGTGCATTGGATAGTTTCAATATTAGATGACACCATTTTGCCTTTAGAATTTGCAGGAATCAAAGCAGGAAATACCACTTGCGGACATCGGTCTTTTAGTAAAGGACTAAATATTAATGGGGCGGAATTATTAATTGACTTACCTGAAAATTACGAAAATTTACTTTTAAAAAATAACGTCAAAGCTTCTTTCTTAAAGAGAAAGGAATATATTAAAAGTCAACTTATTAAAGTGACAAGCAATGTCGTTCTTGATGAAGTCTTACTTAATGAGGTTTGTGGATTAGTTGAAAATCCTGTAGTTTTACAAGGCGAATTTGAAGAAGAATTTTTGCAAATTCCAGACAGAATCCTGATTACATCTATGCAAAAAAATCAGAAATATTTTCCACTAATCGAACAAGGGAAATTAACAAATAAATTTTTAATGGTTGCCGACAATGTAAACGAAAAAAACAGTAAAAATATTATTGCTGGTAATCAAAAAGTTTTAAGAGCTAGACTTTTTGATGCAAAATTTTTCTTTGAAGAAGATACTAAATATGATTTTGAACATTTTAACAATCAGTTAAAGACAATAACTTTTCAACAAAAATTGGGAAGTATTTATGAGAAAGTTGCGAGGAATATTTTAGTTGCTGAGTTTATAATTAAGAAACTAAAGCTAGATTCAAAACAAAGAGAAACTGTTTTGGCAATTACGGGAAATGCGAAGGCAGATTTGGCAACAGGTATGGTTAATGAGTTTGCTGAGTTACAAGGCTATGTTGGACAGCAATATGCTTTAAAATGGGGTATCGATAAAAACATTGCAGATAGTATTTATGAGCATTATCTTCCTTCCTTTGCTGGTGATGTGTTGCCAAGTTCTTTAATTGCATCTATTGCTTCTGTTTCTGATAAAATTGAAACTATTGTTGGTCAGTTTGTAATAGGAAAAATACCCTCTGGTTCTCAAGATCCTTTTGGGTTAAGACGACAAGCTAATGGCATTGTCAGAATATTTTACGAAAGAGATTATTTCCCCTTTTCTTTAGAGGAGCTATTGGAAGCCACGGTTAGTTTGTATAAAAACTTTGATCTTTCCAAGGACAATATTTCCAAATTATATGATTTTTTTGAACAAAGAATAGAGCAGTATTTGAAAGACCAAAATGTTGCAAATGATGTAATTCAAACTGTGAAGTCGTTCAATATTCTCTTGCTTAAGAAAAGATTAAATTTTATTTCAATTCTTTCTGCCTCAGAAAAGAGGAAAGATGTTTTAGAAGCAATAGTCAGAGTTCTTAATATTACCAAAGATGCTAATTTGGGAGAATTAAAGGTTATAGACCCCTTTTTGTTTGAGGATGCTTCTGAGAGAGCACTTTTTGATACCTTTAAATCATTAACAAAAATAGAAAGAGCATGGGATGATTGTCTTGTTCAAGAGTGGAAGCTTTTAGCAAAAACAATAAGTAACTTTTTTGAAGCAGTTATGGTCATGGTTGATGATGAAAAGATAAAGAATAATAGACTGAGTTTGTTGCATAATATGAGGATGTATTTTGAACAATTTGGAGATTTGAAGACTTTACAGTTTTAG